From Paenibacillus sp. GP183, one genomic window encodes:
- a CDS encoding aldolase, whose translation MIEVEKKLGYKAFGLTILSEINLPELTKISHDMEGIDIEILIKEDITGTFFELSDNPNKFVVKENLVMFHLPKIATFSIRDGNTITVSPMKEADEDEIRLLILGTCMGALLMQRRIFPLHGSAVIIHGKAYAIIGESGAGKSTLASAFLNQGFQLLSDDVIAISLSESDHIPMVTPSYPQQKLWQDSLDNFGMEKSQYRSIYGRENKYYIPVISKYFTDPVPLAGVFELMKTENQEIEIRRIEKLERFHTLFCHTYRNLFIPHLGLTDWHFNISASIVRQIDLFQLRRPVSSFSAPQLVSVILETLNMEGIDHDQ comes from the coding sequence ATGATAGAAGTTGAGAAAAAATTAGGATACAAAGCCTTTGGTTTAACAATATTAAGTGAAATTAATTTACCCGAATTAACAAAAATAAGTCATGATATGGAAGGTATAGATATTGAAATATTAATTAAAGAAGATATAACCGGAACTTTTTTTGAGCTATCTGATAACCCCAATAAATTTGTAGTTAAAGAAAATTTAGTTATGTTTCATCTTCCCAAAATCGCAACGTTTTCGATCCGAGATGGAAATACGATAACAGTTTCACCAATGAAAGAAGCAGATGAGGACGAGATTCGATTGCTTATTCTCGGAACATGTATGGGTGCCTTATTGATGCAGAGAAGAATATTTCCGCTGCATGGCAGTGCAGTCATTATTCATGGAAAGGCATATGCGATTATAGGAGAATCAGGTGCAGGCAAGTCTACCCTGGCATCAGCGTTCCTAAATCAAGGTTTTCAACTTCTAAGTGATGATGTGATAGCTATATCACTCTCGGAGAGTGACCATATTCCAATGGTTACTCCATCTTATCCTCAGCAAAAGCTATGGCAGGATAGTTTAGATAACTTTGGCATGGAGAAGAGTCAATACCGCTCTATTTATGGCAGAGAAAACAAATATTATATCCCGGTTATCTCCAAATACTTTACGGACCCGGTACCCCTTGCAGGCGTGTTTGAGCTAATGAAAACAGAGAATCAAGAGATAGAAATTCGTAGAATCGAAAAACTTGAACGATTCCATACCCTTTTCTGCCATACCTATCGTAATTTATTTATCCCTCATTTAGGGTTAACGGACTGGCACTTTAATATCTCTGCGAGTATTGTAAGGCAGATTGATCTGTTCCAATTACGCAGACCGGTTTCCAGCTTTTCGGCTCCTCAATTAGTATCAGTCATATTGGAAACATTGAATATGGAGGGAATAGATCATGATCAATAA
- a CDS encoding ABC transporter ATP-binding protein — MVHILYFTKQMHSFAGKILYVNLFGMMFISLLNGIGFFLLIPLLNIIGIMNINAGIGSYLRVFEPLKEFPKSVSLILILGIFILLIVGQSLIQQNLSLRDVRIHTGFINHVRLETYRALLLANWDFFIKKRKSDLINSMTEELGRVTYGTYVFLQFLASFVFTLIQVGIAFWLSPKMTLVVVGCGLAILLFSHTFVKRSKKLGNQTSELSRSYIGGITDHFNGIKDIKSNMLEKSRIHWLQDWCQKIGLERYEHAWVGTKSQLYYKIMSSLIIAIFIYLSFFLLHAQGEQLLLVILIFSRLWPRFAGIQSNLEQIAAAIPAFKSLMDLQKECFESRELKNETHDFTNVRPIQIEHGIECRNVCYRYNRNELVHALHDINLRIRSKHMTAIVGRSGAGKSTLIDILMGLLQPESGQVLIDEVSLTSDNLLSLRKSIGYVPQDPLLFNGSIRENLMLIEPNATEDQLWETLQFAAAADFVKRLPKGLDTLLGDRGVRLSGGERQRIVLARAMLRNPSILVLDEATSALDTENETKIQEALTQLKGKITIIVIAHRLSTIRNADQVIVLDQGVIVQNGGFTQLAGERGGVFSNLLGSQIHDPNMIA; from the coding sequence ATGGTACATATCCTATACTTCACCAAACAAATGCATTCCTTCGCCGGTAAAATCCTATATGTAAATCTTTTTGGTATGATGTTCATCAGTCTTCTTAACGGGATAGGATTCTTCTTATTAATCCCTTTGCTCAATATAATCGGAATTATGAATATAAATGCTGGAATTGGCTCTTATTTGAGAGTTTTTGAACCCTTGAAAGAATTTCCGAAGTCGGTGAGCCTCATTCTTATTTTAGGAATATTTATCTTACTAATTGTAGGTCAAAGTCTTATACAACAGAATCTAAGTCTTCGAGATGTAAGGATTCATACCGGATTTATTAATCATGTAAGATTAGAGACTTATCGCGCTTTATTACTAGCTAACTGGGATTTTTTTATCAAAAAAAGAAAATCGGACCTCATCAATTCGATGACCGAGGAACTGGGACGAGTTACGTATGGGACCTATGTCTTTTTGCAGTTCCTGGCTTCTTTTGTGTTTACCTTAATCCAAGTGGGTATCGCTTTTTGGTTATCCCCAAAGATGACCCTCGTTGTTGTAGGCTGCGGTTTGGCCATTTTGCTTTTTTCCCATACCTTTGTTAAAAGATCAAAAAAGCTGGGAAATCAAACATCTGAACTATCACGCAGTTATATCGGAGGCATTACGGATCATTTTAATGGCATTAAAGATATAAAAAGTAACATGCTGGAAAAGTCGCGCATTCATTGGCTGCAGGACTGGTGCCAAAAGATAGGACTGGAAAGGTACGAACACGCTTGGGTAGGAACGAAATCACAGCTTTATTATAAAATCATGTCTTCCCTGATTATTGCAATTTTTATTTATTTATCCTTCTTCCTTTTACATGCTCAAGGAGAGCAATTGTTGCTCGTTATTCTTATATTTTCCAGGCTATGGCCGCGTTTTGCAGGGATTCAGTCCAATTTAGAGCAAATCGCCGCGGCTATACCCGCATTTAAGTCATTGATGGACTTACAAAAAGAATGTTTTGAATCAAGGGAATTAAAGAATGAGACTCACGACTTTACGAATGTGAGGCCCATCCAAATTGAGCATGGTATTGAATGTCGAAATGTGTGTTACCGGTATAATCGAAACGAATTGGTCCATGCGCTCCATGATATTAATTTACGAATTCGTTCCAAGCACATGACAGCGATCGTTGGCCGCTCTGGTGCCGGTAAAAGTACCTTGATTGATATCCTCATGGGTCTTCTGCAGCCGGAAAGCGGGCAAGTGTTGATAGATGAAGTCTCCCTGACAAGTGATAATCTACTTTCATTGAGGAAATCCATCGGCTATGTACCGCAGGATCCGCTATTATTTAATGGAAGCATAAGAGAGAACTTGATGTTGATTGAACCAAACGCAACTGAAGATCAACTGTGGGAGACACTTCAATTTGCTGCAGCAGCTGATTTTGTAAAAAGGCTGCCCAAAGGGCTTGATACACTTCTAGGTGACAGGGGAGTAAGGCTTTCAGGTGGAGAACGCCAGCGAATTGTTTTAGCACGGGCCATGCTGCGAAACCCCTCTATTCTGGTTCTGGATGAAGCAACAAGTGCATTAGACACAGAGAATGAAACCAAAATTCAAGAGGCGCTTACTCAATTAAAAGGCAAGATAACGATAATTGTTATTGCGCATCGTTTATCTACTATACGCAATGCTGACCAAGTTATTGTTTTAGACCAGGGAGTAATTGTTCAAAATGGAGGGTTTACCCAACTCGCTGGTGAAAGGGGTGGGGTGTTCTCGAATTTATTAGGAAGCCAGATCCACGATCCGAATATGATTGCCTGA
- a CDS encoding nucleotidyltransferase family protein: MDNDFRLDVSHFPKELTLLLSIMKMEKGESLPSHIKQWVDEIDWDYFLTLVSHHRVYPVIYKKLRNIDETWIPNYVIQTLRIDYQKNTFQMLQLSAEMENLCKLFSEPNIRCLILKGPVLAADLYGDISLRTSRDLDILIPIYDLDHAEELLGRLGYVKVEYPSTILNDWKWRHHHVTFFHYEKRVTLEIHWRLGPGPGKEPGFNELWERKRVATITSSPVYYLGREDLFFFLVSHGARHGWSRLRWLADIDQALKQSINFENYSLLLKKFKHLHIGAQAIILASQLLLTPLTSEMKTITGGKHARRLAQDALFYIHQMVNLHSIHVPEDVSKYHKRHLFSLMSYENKMLFIMSFFYPYPEDAETLILPKRLHFLYFPLRPILWVWRKTKKFALT; this comes from the coding sequence ATGGATAACGACTTCCGATTGGATGTGTCGCACTTTCCTAAAGAATTAACACTATTACTTTCAATCATGAAAATGGAAAAAGGGGAAAGCTTGCCTTCACACATTAAACAATGGGTAGACGAAATCGATTGGGACTACTTTCTTACGCTTGTGAGTCATCATCGAGTTTATCCAGTTATTTACAAAAAACTCCGGAACATAGATGAAACTTGGATTCCAAATTATGTTATTCAAACCTTGCGAATCGATTATCAAAAAAACACCTTTCAAATGCTTCAGTTAAGTGCAGAAATGGAAAATCTATGCAAGCTGTTCAGCGAGCCCAACATCCGTTGTCTGATCCTGAAAGGACCAGTTCTCGCTGCCGATCTTTATGGAGACATTTCCCTTCGAACCTCCCGTGATTTAGACATCTTGATACCCATATATGATTTGGACCATGCAGAGGAGCTGCTTGGAAGGTTGGGTTATGTAAAAGTCGAGTATCCCTCAACCATATTGAATGACTGGAAATGGAGGCATCATCATGTTACCTTTTTCCACTACGAAAAGAGGGTTACACTCGAAATTCATTGGAGATTAGGTCCTGGTCCCGGGAAAGAGCCCGGTTTTAATGAATTGTGGGAAAGAAAGAGGGTTGCCACGATTACCAGTAGTCCTGTCTATTATTTGGGGAGAGAAGATTTATTTTTCTTTCTGGTTTCTCATGGCGCCCGTCACGGCTGGTCACGACTACGCTGGTTAGCCGATATTGATCAAGCTTTAAAACAAAGTATTAATTTTGAAAATTATTCCCTTCTACTTAAGAAATTTAAACACCTTCATATAGGGGCGCAAGCAATTATTTTAGCTTCACAGCTCTTACTTACTCCGTTAACGTCAGAAATGAAAACGATAACCGGAGGAAAGCATGCTAGGCGTTTAGCCCAAGATGCACTTTTTTATATTCATCAAATGGTAAATCTGCATTCAATTCATGTACCAGAAGATGTCTCAAAATATCATAAGCGTCATTTATTTTCATTGATGTCATATGAGAACAAAATGTTATTCATAATGAGTTTCTTTTATCCTTATCCGGAGGATGCTGAAACCTTGATTCTGCCTAAACGTTTGCACTTCCTTTATTTTCCATTGCGCCCCATCTTATGGGTCTGGAGAAAAACAAAAAAGTTTGCTTTAACTTAG
- a CDS encoding acyltransferase — MNILKKIVTTLISECRSRGSYYTAVMNISHAIGILRGFLNKLLYFKSIKSSIFSLQANSRIEVFSKHAKIEIGKFVFIRKNVSIRVDDDGELQIADKVFINDNCTINCASRISIGRNTKIAPNVCINDHDHNYKNADKGHLVKGEVVIGENVWIGSNAVILRDTFIGDNAVIAAGSVVKGNVPANTLFINKREKSYIPYAASL, encoded by the coding sequence ATGAACATTCTAAAAAAGATCGTTACAACACTAATCTCAGAATGTCGCAGCAGGGGAAGTTATTATACAGCGGTTATGAATATTTCACATGCAATAGGTATTTTAAGAGGTTTCCTGAATAAGCTGCTTTATTTTAAGAGCATTAAATCCTCGATTTTTTCTCTCCAGGCGAACAGCAGAATAGAGGTTTTCAGTAAACACGCAAAAATCGAGATCGGGAAATTTGTTTTTATAAGGAAAAATGTAAGCATCAGAGTCGACGATGATGGAGAGCTGCAAATCGCTGACAAAGTATTCATTAACGATAATTGCACGATTAATTGTGCATCCCGGATTTCGATTGGTAGAAATACTAAGATAGCCCCGAATGTATGCATCAATGATCATGATCATAATTACAAAAATGCGGACAAAGGCCATCTCGTCAAAGGAGAGGTAGTCATTGGGGAAAATGTATGGATTGGTTCAAATGCAGTGATATTAAGGGATACTTTCATTGGAGATAATGCTGTTATTGCAGCCGGAAGCGTTGTGAAGGGGAATGTTCCTGCTAACACTTTATTTATCAATAAAAGGGAAAAGAGCTACATACCATATGCTGCTTCTTTGTGA
- a CDS encoding glycosyltransferase, whose translation MKTKILISVYDMEIGGIERSLINMLESFNYDKYEIDLLICNHTGDFLGLIPDKVNVLPQKPKYTVFRKPLLQCLKEGHISTTIIRVLCKAAAGVKARLRNLKEGSGYIQMQLTLKYSSYVLPRQKKKYDIAISYAWPHDIVANKVTADKKIAWIHTDYSELEIDNKLDLDVWSEFDHIASISDACTKAFLTKYPSLENKIILIENITSPKFIQKMAEDYIQLNVTNNQAFNIVSVGRLSFVKGFDMAVEALRILHDKGLTEIKWFIIGYGGFESELKELIAQNNLEDSFLLLGKKTNPYPYIKACDLYVQPSRYEGKAVTVTEAKILGKPILITNYPTASSQIEDGIDGVTCDLSVVGIVDGIERLYRSHEFRNALIDYLKDQDFSNTYELNKLELLMGG comes from the coding sequence ATGAAAACCAAGATCTTGATTTCGGTTTATGATATGGAAATTGGCGGGATTGAAAGAAGCTTAATCAATATGCTGGAGAGCTTTAATTACGATAAGTATGAAATTGACTTATTAATCTGCAATCATACGGGAGACTTTCTAGGATTAATACCTGATAAAGTTAACGTTTTGCCGCAAAAACCGAAGTATACCGTGTTCAGAAAACCGCTCCTCCAATGTTTGAAGGAAGGGCATATCTCAACAACGATCATAAGAGTTCTTTGCAAAGCTGCAGCGGGTGTGAAGGCAAGACTCAGAAACTTGAAAGAAGGCTCGGGTTATATTCAAATGCAGCTTACTTTAAAGTATTCGTCCTATGTACTGCCAAGGCAAAAGAAGAAATATGACATTGCCATCAGTTACGCGTGGCCGCATGATATTGTAGCAAATAAGGTGACAGCCGACAAGAAGATCGCCTGGATCCATACAGATTATAGTGAACTGGAAATTGATAATAAACTTGACCTCGATGTTTGGAGCGAATTTGATCATATCGCATCCATTTCAGATGCATGCACGAAGGCATTTTTAACGAAATATCCTTCTTTGGAAAATAAAATAATTCTGATTGAAAATATAACTTCCCCTAAGTTTATTCAAAAAATGGCCGAAGATTATATTCAATTAAACGTAACAAACAATCAAGCTTTTAATATTGTATCCGTTGGAAGATTATCTTTTGTGAAGGGATTTGATATGGCAGTTGAAGCATTAAGGATCCTGCATGATAAAGGGCTGACTGAAATAAAGTGGTTCATAATAGGCTATGGTGGATTTGAATCCGAACTTAAAGAGTTAATCGCACAAAATAATCTGGAAGACAGCTTTTTACTCTTAGGAAAGAAAACAAATCCATACCCATACATAAAAGCATGTGATTTATATGTTCAGCCATCCAGATATGAGGGTAAAGCAGTAACAGTTACAGAAGCGAAGATCTTAGGAAAACCTATATTAATAACAAATTATCCGACAGCAAGCAGTCAGATCGAAGATGGCATAGATGGAGTTACTTGTGATTTAAGTGTTGTAGGAATAGTAGACGGAATAGAAAGATTATATAGAAGCCATGAATTTAGAAATGCACTAATAGACTATTTAAAGGATCAAGATTTCAGCAATACCTATGAATTGAATAAGTTGGAACTGTTAATGGGGGGGTGA
- a CDS encoding paeninodin family lasso peptide, giving the protein MKKTWEKPLLEVLDVNMTMLDPQVGDHLDHSYPSKTPTSLLTYS; this is encoded by the coding sequence ATGAAAAAAACATGGGAGAAACCACTATTAGAGGTGCTTGATGTCAATATGACAATGCTTGATCCGCAAGTTGGAGATCACCTTGATCATTCTTATCCATCGAAAACTCCTACATCATTGTTGACTTATAGCTAA
- a CDS encoding capsular polysaccharide synthesis protein, with translation MITQHPPNKIPKIIHYCWFGGKEKPAIVKQCLASWEKHLSGYEFMEWNEKNFDINSNSYVKQAYAAGKFAFVSDYVRVHALYYMGGIYLDTDVEVFKRFDDLLHHESFWGFEQENYIATSTIGSEKGNILILIFLDSYQHKNFSREDGSLDYLTNVAIITRILENMGIRSNGEYQEIDGLGTFYPQTYFSPYDYINSRKFITEHTYTMHHFYKSWLPSTARIKSHIKLILAKVIGGHNIARLRGFLK, from the coding sequence ATGATTACACAGCATCCCCCTAATAAAATCCCAAAGATTATTCATTACTGTTGGTTTGGAGGGAAAGAAAAGCCTGCCATCGTAAAGCAATGTTTAGCCAGCTGGGAAAAACACTTATCCGGGTATGAATTCATGGAGTGGAATGAAAAGAATTTTGATATAAACAGTAATTCATATGTCAAACAAGCATACGCTGCCGGAAAATTTGCCTTTGTCAGTGACTATGTCCGAGTGCATGCTTTATATTATATGGGTGGAATTTACCTGGATACCGATGTAGAAGTATTCAAGCGATTCGATGATTTATTGCACCACGAGTCCTTCTGGGGATTTGAACAGGAAAATTACATTGCGACAAGCACCATTGGATCGGAGAAGGGAAACATCCTGATCCTTATTTTTCTGGATTCTTATCAACATAAGAATTTTTCACGTGAAGATGGAAGCTTAGATTATTTAACCAATGTTGCTATTATAACTCGAATTTTAGAAAACATGGGAATCCGGTCCAATGGTGAATATCAGGAAATCGATGGATTGGGAACATTCTATCCGCAAACTTATTTCTCCCCTTATGACTATATCAACAGCAGGAAATTTATAACGGAGCACACCTATACGATGCACCATTTCTATAAGAGCTGGTTACCGAGCACAGCTAGAATAAAGAGCCATATCAAGCTAATACTCGCAAAGGTTATAGGCGGCCATAATATTGCCAGATTAAGAGGGTTTTTAAAATGA
- a CDS encoding lasso peptide biosynthesis B2 protein has product MAILNKARKFISLDKETMFLFAETFIYLGWARILISLPFSKIAPSLGAQMEETTNAVHARKKTELIKVHQAIQIISQHTFWESKCLVKAIAALKMLEKRQIESTLYLGTARDESGKMIAHAWLRSGPYYITGAEGMERFSVVGKFAKYSTD; this is encoded by the coding sequence ATGGCCATTCTAAATAAAGCAAGAAAGTTTATTTCATTAGATAAGGAAACGATGTTTTTATTTGCAGAGACTTTTATTTATCTGGGATGGGCGCGCATACTCATTTCGTTGCCATTTTCAAAAATTGCGCCTTCTTTGGGTGCTCAAATGGAAGAAACGACAAATGCGGTACATGCTAGGAAGAAAACGGAATTGATTAAGGTACATCAAGCCATTCAGATTATTAGTCAACATACATTCTGGGAAAGTAAATGTCTGGTTAAGGCTATAGCAGCTCTAAAAATGCTTGAAAAGCGTCAGATCGAAAGTACGCTTTACTTGGGAACGGCCAGGGATGAATCGGGAAAAATGATTGCTCATGCCTGGCTTCGCAGCGGTCCGTACTATATTACGGGAGCGGAAGGTATGGAACGATTCTCGGTTGTTGGCAAATTTGCAAAATATAGTACCGATTAA
- a CDS encoding lasso peptide biosynthesis PqqD family chaperone, with protein MMINNQTISLQDYKIQGKGNIVSDMGGEKVMLSVHNGKYYNLGKIGGRIWELMESPIQVAQVVTTLMSEYEVDQSECEEQVISFIERLSREGLIESGEDHGHSK; from the coding sequence ATCATGATCAATAATCAAACGATTTCGCTGCAAGATTATAAGATTCAAGGTAAAGGGAACATCGTAAGCGATATGGGTGGAGAAAAAGTGATGCTGAGCGTACATAATGGAAAGTACTACAACTTAGGTAAAATCGGGGGAAGAATATGGGAGTTGATGGAAAGTCCAATCCAGGTGGCGCAAGTTGTCACGACTTTAATGTCTGAATATGAAGTAGATCAAAGTGAATGCGAGGAGCAAGTAATTTCCTTTATAGAGCGATTATCAAGGGAAGGTTTAATTGAATCCGGAGAAGATCATGGCCATTCTAAATAA